A window of the Drosophila simulans strain w501 chromosome 2L, Prin_Dsim_3.1, whole genome shotgun sequence genome harbors these coding sequences:
- the LOC6733070 gene encoding uncharacterized protein LOC6733070 isoform X2, which translates to MDASFHQTMESLQLPKELYWDLKMEPQSPTSVLGSDLFPLTDSSDTEWLYDDNFANGIILIGDDEAMTLNEAASLELLSDEEMVVEIFDLKDEECLLDQKATLNCIDFESNSYQPNINVITQAIVPENKVQFAASSDAASLLSAADYQLNDGPSLVLQQLTPPQSPPQQFDSYKQTVDALPKPVLVKAEQKQCYTPDVTNAVSATTFNFNNWVGGSEIARENQLVDDIVNMRAKELEFSTNWQQFNEDCESQASSSLDSRSTESGVCSSIADADEDWVPQLISSSSSPAHTPIEQSASQPKKRTRTYGRGVEDRKIRKKEQNKNAATRYRQKKKLEMENVLGEEHVLSKENEQLRRTLQERRNEMRYLRQLIREFYQERKR; encoded by the exons ATGGACGCATCATTTCACCAAACCATGGAGAGCTTGCAGTTGCCCAAGGAGCTGTACTGGGACCTCAAGATGGAGCCACAATCCCCAACATCGGTTTTGGGCTCCGATCTGTTTCCGCTTACTGACTCAAGCGATACGGAGTGGCTATATGACGATAACTTTGCAAATG gcATTATTCTTATTGGCGATGATGAGGCTATGACCCTGAATGAAGCAGCCTCTCTCGAGTTACTTAGCGATGAGGAGATGGTTGTAGAGATCTTTGACCTGAAAGATGAAG AATGTCTTTTGGACCAAAAGGCAACGTTGAACTGCATCGATTTTGAGAGTAACAGTTATCAGCCCAACATCAATGTTATAACTCAGGCCATAGTACCCGAAAACAAAGTACAATTCGCTGCATCTTCAGACGCTGCTTCGCTTCTTTCTGCCGCCGATTACCAGCTCAATGATGGTCCATCACTTGTTCTACAGCAATTAACGCCGCCGCAGTCTCCGCCTCAACAATTCGATAGTTACAAACAGACGGTCGATGCACTGCCAAAACCCGTGCTCGTAAAGGCCGAGCAAAAG CAATGCTATACTCCTGATGTTACAAACGCAGTTTCTGCCACGACCTTTAACTTTAACAACTGGGTAGGCGGCAGCGAAATTGCCCGCGAGAACCAACTGGTCGATGATATCGTCAATATGCGTGCTAAGGAGCTCGAGTTCTCCACGAACTGGCAGCAGTTCAACGAGGACTGCGAGTCTCAGGCGTCTTCATCTTTAGACAGCAGAAGCACAGAAAGCGGAGTGTGCAGCAGCATCGCCGACGCCGACGAGGACTGGGTTCCACAGCTTatcagcagctcctcctcgccaGCTCACACACCTATCGAGCAGTCTGCGTCCCAGCCAAAAAAGCGCACTCGCACTTACGGGCGAGGTGTAGAGGATCGAAAGATCaggaaaaaggagcaaaacAAGAACGCTGCCACACGATATCGCCAGAAAAAGAAACTTGAAATGGAGAATGTGCTGGGCGAGGAGCATGTGCTGTCTAAAGAAAACGAGCAGCTTCGTCGCACTCTGCAGGAGCGTCGCAACGAAATGCGTTATCTGCGCCAGCTAATCCGAGAGTTCTACCAAGAACGCAAGCGCTAG
- the LOC6733070 gene encoding uncharacterized protein LOC6733070 isoform X1, which yields MDASFHQTMESLQLPKELYWDLKMEPQSPTSVLGSDLFPLTDSSDTEWLYDDNFANGIILIGDDEAMTLNEAASLELLSDEEMVVEIFDLKDEECLLDQKATLNCIDFESNSYQPNINVITQAIVPENKVQFAASSDAASLLSAADYQLNDGPSLVLQQLTPPQSPPQQFDSYKQTVDALPKPVLVKAEQKVQCYTPDVTNAVSATTFNFNNWVGGSEIARENQLVDDIVNMRAKELEFSTNWQQFNEDCESQASSSLDSRSTESGVCSSIADADEDWVPQLISSSSSPAHTPIEQSASQPKKRTRTYGRGVEDRKIRKKEQNKNAATRYRQKKKLEMENVLGEEHVLSKENEQLRRTLQERRNEMRYLRQLIREFYQERKR from the exons ATGGACGCATCATTTCACCAAACCATGGAGAGCTTGCAGTTGCCCAAGGAGCTGTACTGGGACCTCAAGATGGAGCCACAATCCCCAACATCGGTTTTGGGCTCCGATCTGTTTCCGCTTACTGACTCAAGCGATACGGAGTGGCTATATGACGATAACTTTGCAAATG gcATTATTCTTATTGGCGATGATGAGGCTATGACCCTGAATGAAGCAGCCTCTCTCGAGTTACTTAGCGATGAGGAGATGGTTGTAGAGATCTTTGACCTGAAAGATGAAG AATGTCTTTTGGACCAAAAGGCAACGTTGAACTGCATCGATTTTGAGAGTAACAGTTATCAGCCCAACATCAATGTTATAACTCAGGCCATAGTACCCGAAAACAAAGTACAATTCGCTGCATCTTCAGACGCTGCTTCGCTTCTTTCTGCCGCCGATTACCAGCTCAATGATGGTCCATCACTTGTTCTACAGCAATTAACGCCGCCGCAGTCTCCGCCTCAACAATTCGATAGTTACAAACAGACGGTCGATGCACTGCCAAAACCCGTGCTCGTAAAGGCCGAGCAAAAGGTG CAATGCTATACTCCTGATGTTACAAACGCAGTTTCTGCCACGACCTTTAACTTTAACAACTGGGTAGGCGGCAGCGAAATTGCCCGCGAGAACCAACTGGTCGATGATATCGTCAATATGCGTGCTAAGGAGCTCGAGTTCTCCACGAACTGGCAGCAGTTCAACGAGGACTGCGAGTCTCAGGCGTCTTCATCTTTAGACAGCAGAAGCACAGAAAGCGGAGTGTGCAGCAGCATCGCCGACGCCGACGAGGACTGGGTTCCACAGCTTatcagcagctcctcctcgccaGCTCACACACCTATCGAGCAGTCTGCGTCCCAGCCAAAAAAGCGCACTCGCACTTACGGGCGAGGTGTAGAGGATCGAAAGATCaggaaaaaggagcaaaacAAGAACGCTGCCACACGATATCGCCAGAAAAAGAAACTTGAAATGGAGAATGTGCTGGGCGAGGAGCATGTGCTGTCTAAAGAAAACGAGCAGCTTCGTCGCACTCTGCAGGAGCGTCGCAACGAAATGCGTTATCTGCGCCAGCTAATCCGAGAGTTCTACCAAGAACGCAAGCGCTAG
- the LOC6733070 gene encoding activating transcription factor of chaperone isoform X3, which produces MSTYIFMQAYECLLDQKATLNCIDFESNSYQPNINVITQAIVPENKVQFAASSDAASLLSAADYQLNDGPSLVLQQLTPPQSPPQQFDSYKQTVDALPKPVLVKAEQKVQCYTPDVTNAVSATTFNFNNWVGGSEIARENQLVDDIVNMRAKELEFSTNWQQFNEDCESQASSSLDSRSTESGVCSSIADADEDWVPQLISSSSSPAHTPIEQSASQPKKRTRTYGRGVEDRKIRKKEQNKNAATRYRQKKKLEMENVLGEEHVLSKENEQLRRTLQERRNEMRYLRQLIREFYQERKR; this is translated from the exons ATGagcacatatatatttatgcaagCATATG AATGTCTTTTGGACCAAAAGGCAACGTTGAACTGCATCGATTTTGAGAGTAACAGTTATCAGCCCAACATCAATGTTATAACTCAGGCCATAGTACCCGAAAACAAAGTACAATTCGCTGCATCTTCAGACGCTGCTTCGCTTCTTTCTGCCGCCGATTACCAGCTCAATGATGGTCCATCACTTGTTCTACAGCAATTAACGCCGCCGCAGTCTCCGCCTCAACAATTCGATAGTTACAAACAGACGGTCGATGCACTGCCAAAACCCGTGCTCGTAAAGGCCGAGCAAAAGGTG CAATGCTATACTCCTGATGTTACAAACGCAGTTTCTGCCACGACCTTTAACTTTAACAACTGGGTAGGCGGCAGCGAAATTGCCCGCGAGAACCAACTGGTCGATGATATCGTCAATATGCGTGCTAAGGAGCTCGAGTTCTCCACGAACTGGCAGCAGTTCAACGAGGACTGCGAGTCTCAGGCGTCTTCATCTTTAGACAGCAGAAGCACAGAAAGCGGAGTGTGCAGCAGCATCGCCGACGCCGACGAGGACTGGGTTCCACAGCTTatcagcagctcctcctcgccaGCTCACACACCTATCGAGCAGTCTGCGTCCCAGCCAAAAAAGCGCACTCGCACTTACGGGCGAGGTGTAGAGGATCGAAAGATCaggaaaaaggagcaaaacAAGAACGCTGCCACACGATATCGCCAGAAAAAGAAACTTGAAATGGAGAATGTGCTGGGCGAGGAGCATGTGCTGTCTAAAGAAAACGAGCAGCTTCGTCGCACTCTGCAGGAGCGTCGCAACGAAATGCGTTATCTGCGCCAGCTAATCCGAGAGTTCTACCAAGAACGCAAGCGCTAG
- the LOC6733072 gene encoding protein dimmed, giving the protein MDATQLTELMGSHDFMQLQHQLHHNNNNYNTDGHNGLSSESAEGSSRPVRRATRRTSQLSNNTYDLEMTDSSSQSDDTSGGGGSSNGGGSTTNTGHPSGCSLGGDGPSGRGRVHHASSGACPSTIPPNSTSSNSSNANASRRRKGALNAKERNMRRLESNERERMRMHSLNDAFQSLREVIPHVEMERRLSKIETLTLAKNYIINLTHIILSKRNEEAAALELNSGAVGGVLLSNLTSESGGPVASGIALNSNAATLCFEDTLASGGPFDCALLAATDGSLLNATTVTASPAMQSIQSQALHLQTPMDQQQQQASHLPHHQQAIHGHGHLGASMSIQSQQQPRLILNGTTSVGLGVGIGVGVGVVNNATSFADINDNFDEPFREFL; this is encoded by the exons ATGGATGCCACACAGCTAACGGAACTAATGGGCAGCCATGATTTTATGCAATTACAACATCAATTGCatcacaataacaacaattacaacacAGACGGACACAATGGACTGTCTTCAGAATCGGCGGAGGGAAGTTCTCGACCCGTCCGTCGTGCCACCAGACGAACTTCACAG CTAAGCAATAATACTTATGACCTGGAGATGACAGATTCCAGTTCGCAAAGCGATGACACGAGCGGCggaggcggcagcagcaacgggggtggcagcaccaccaacactGGACATCCGTCCGGCTGCTCTCTGGGGGGTGATGGGCCATCAGGCCGCGGGCGGGTACACCATGCTAGCTCAGGAGCCTGTCCATCTACCATTCCACCGAACAGTACCAGCTCCAACTCTTCCAATGCAAACGCCAGTAGGCGGCGGAAAGGCGCCCTGAACGCTAAGGAGCGGAATATGCGTCGTCTGGAGTCAAATGAACGCGAGCGAATGCGGATGCACAGCCTAAACGATGCGTTTCAATCGCTTCGAGAGGTCATACCGCACGTGGAGATGGAGCGACGGCTGTCCAAGATTGAAACACTCACACTGGCCAAAAACTATATCATAAATCTGACGCACATAATACTCTCCAAGCGCAACGAGGAGGCGGCGGCCTTGGAGCTGAACTCGGGGGCCGTTGGTGGGGTGCTGCTCTCAAATCTTACCTCCGAAAGTGGGGGACCAGTAGCGAGTGGTATTGCTTTAAATTCCAATGCCGCGACGCTATGCTTTGAGGATACCCTGGCCAGCGGAGGACCCTTTGACTGCGCCCTCTTGGCAGCTACCGACGGCAGCCTGCTGAACGCTACCACAGTGACCGCCAGCCCCGCGATGCAGAGCATCCAATCACAAGCCTTACACTTGCAGACACCGAtggaccagcagcagcagcaagccaGCCATCTTCCGCACCATCAGCAAGCGattcatggccatggccatctGGGGGCCAGCATGAGCATTcaatcgcagcagcagcctagGCTTATACTAAATGGCACTACATCGGTGGGCCTGGGAGTTGGAATCGGGGTTGGTGTCGGAGTGGTCAACAATGCGACGAGCTTTGCTGATATCAATGATAATTTCGACGAGCCCTTCCGAGAGTTTCTGTAA
- the LOC6733073 gene encoding CD63 antigen, whose translation MASGGLTCVKYLTFFCNLLFALTGLLIFLVGGMVQLNYAHYSSFVSDHVWTAPIILIIVGAAVAVICFLGCCGALKESSCMILSFALLAVVIFLFEIGLGLAGYVKHTGLHQVMECQFNSTMQHYKERADYRDAWTLLQTELDCCGINGPNDWETIFRNSTLPAACCSLINLSEAKECTNVHATQHGCLQKLLEILDSKTLILASVVLGVAGIQMLTILFACCLYRSFRRSYDHV comes from the exons ATGGCATCCGGCGGCTTAACGTGTGTAAAATACTTGACATTCTTTTGCAATCTTCTTTTTGCG CTCACTGGGCTTCTTATTTTTCTGGTGGGAGGCATGGTCCAACTAAACTATGCACATTATTCGAGCTTCGTTAGCGATCACGTCTGGACCGCTCCTATCATACTAATTATTGTCGGTGCCGCTGTAGCAGTCATATGCTTCTTGGGATGTTGTGGAGCCTTAAAAGAAAGCAGCTGTATGATACTCAGCTTTGCCCTCCTTGCGGTCGTGATATTTTTGTTTGAGATCGGACTGGGCCTTGCTGGCTATGTGAAGCATACCGGTCTTCATCAGGTTATGGAGTGTCAGTTTAACTCGACCATGCAGCACTACAAGGAACGGGCCGACTATCGCGATGCTTGGACTTTGCTGCAAACCGAGCTAGATTGTTGCGGCATCAATGGGCCCAACGACTGGGAAACCATTTTTCGTAATAGTACCCTACCTGCAGCCTGCTGTTCTCTTATTAATTTAAGCGAGGCCAAGGAATGTACAAATGTTCACGCAACTCAGCATGGCTGCTTGCAGAAGCTCTTAGAGATTTTGGATTCGAAGACATTAATTTTGGCCTCCGTTGTTTTGGGAGTGGCGGGTATACAG ATGCTCACTATACTGTTCGCTTGCTGCCTCTATCGTTCGTTTCGCAGGAGCTACGATCATGTTTAG